CCCGGGATCGTCCCGGCGGTCCCTCGTGGCCCGCGCCCCGACGCGTCCTCGCCTGCCTCCGTCGTGGCCCCGTCCGCACTCGATGCCTGCCGGTTGTGCCCCCGTCGCTGCGGTGCGGCCCGCACCTCGGGCGCGCGGGGGGTCTGCGGCGCGACCTCGACCCTGCGTGTGGCCCGTGCCGCCCTGCACTTCTGGGAGGAGCCTCCCATCTCGGGCGATGCTGGATCGGGCGCCGTGTTCTTCTCGGGCTGCCCCTTGCGTTGCGTCTTCTGCCAGAACCATGACATCTCGTCGGGCGGGTTCGGCCTCGACGTGAGCGTCTCGCGCCTCGCGGCCATCATGCTCGAGCTCGAGGACCAGGGCGCGCTCAACATCAACCTCGTCACACCGCTGCACTATGCGCCGCAGGTCCGCAAGGCCGTGCTCGCCGCGCGCGACGCGGGCCTCGACCTGCCCATAGTCTGCAACACCTCGGGCTATGAGTTGCCCGAGGTCATCCATGCCATGGCCGACGTCGTCGACGTCTGGCTCACCGACTTCAAGTATGCCGACGCGGCCCTCGCCGCACGCCTCTCGGCGGCGCCCGACTATCTGGGCGTGGCGTCCGCGGCCCTCGCGGCCATGTGCTCCTGCGTGGACGAGGCCGGTGGCCGTGCGCTCGACGAGGACGGCCGCATGCTCCGTGGCGTCATCGTGCGTCACCTCGTGCTCCCGGGTCAGGCCGACGACTCGTGCGCCGTGCTCGACCGGGTCTGGGAACTCACGGACGGCGCTGTCGACCTGTCCGTGATGAACCAGTACACCCCCAACGACGACTGTCGTGCGGCGCATGGAGACCTTGCGCGCGCCGTGACGGACGCCGAGTACGAGCGCGTGCTCACCTATGCCGACGACCTGGGGTTCGAGCACGTCTGGTGGCAGCAGGGCGGCACCGTGTCAGAGAGCTTCGTGCCCGAGTTCGACGCGACGGGCGTGGCCGGCCCTGACCTGGGCACCCGCTAGGCAGGTCCCATGCGCCATGGCGTCGGGGCCGTGCCTCCCCGGCCCGTCGAGAAGGCACGACCTGGGCTGGGGGAGGGATGTGCTTCTCGCCTGGTATGGCTTGCGTGGGGCAGGCTGGGTATCA
This genomic stretch from Atopobiaceae bacterium harbors:
- a CDS encoding radical SAM protein is translated as MVEQKCNNHHDNISPDPLAPGIVPAVPRGPRPDASSPASVVAPSALDACRLCPRRCGAARTSGARGVCGATSTLRVARAALHFWEEPPISGDAGSGAVFFSGCPLRCVFCQNHDISSGGFGLDVSVSRLAAIMLELEDQGALNINLVTPLHYAPQVRKAVLAARDAGLDLPIVCNTSGYELPEVIHAMADVVDVWLTDFKYADAALAARLSAAPDYLGVASAALAAMCSCVDEAGGRALDEDGRMLRGVIVRHLVLPGQADDSCAVLDRVWELTDGAVDLSVMNQYTPNDDCRAAHGDLARAVTDAEYERVLTYADDLGFEHVWWQQGGTVSESFVPEFDATGVAGPDLGTR